GTGCGCTTCATGGCCGGCCCCGGCATCCACGAGGCGCCCGAGGGCATCGCGGCGAAGGTCGCGGCGCAGGTCGCGGTGCCGGAGTTCGGCCGCGTCGTGATCGATGAGCTCGCGTGGCCCGCCCTGAAGCGCATGCTCGACCGCCGCGACCCGTCCTACAAAGACTGACGTCGGGGGGCGACGGTGCGGGTCCTGCGCCATCGCCTCCAGGCTCCACAGCCGCTGCAGAATGGCCGAAAGAGTCCACTGTAGGCGTTCTGTCTACGCTACCCTCTGCCGGTGAATGACACGGTGTGGAGGGTGAAGATGACCGGAACGAGTAGGACGCAGACTTTCATCGTGGCGGCGTTGGCCGTCGCCATCGCGGGCAGCGCGGGGAAGGCGAGCGCGGCGAACATCCTCTTCGTCTCCGACGTCAACACCGACAACAACATCCCCGGGGTGCTCACCGCCGAAGGTCACACCGTCACCGTCGTCACCAACGACTACGACGCCGCCACCGACACCAACGCCGCGCTGACCGGTGATCTCGGCGGCTATCACGCCGTCTTCTGGAGCGCGACCGGGGCCGGCTCCGGAGCCCTCCACGACGCCTCGACCATCACGGCGCTCGAGGCGTACGTCTCGGCGGGAGGCATGGTCTTCGTCACCGGGTACGACAGCGTGGACTCGCCCGATGACCCGAACCTGTTCGCCTTCGTCGGCGGCACGGGGGTGCGCGACGTGCCCAGCGCGCCGGGGCCCGTCGCGATGGTCGACAACGTCCTGACGACGGGCGTCGTGGACATCCGCGGCGTCACGCCGACCGGCGGCTTCAGCGACCGCGACGCGCTGACCGGGCTCGCCGCCGACACCGTCGCGGTGGTCGCGAGCAGCGGCGTGGCGACCGAGACCCAGTGGTCCCTTCGCACGCTGGGCCGGGGGCTCATCGCCTACGTCTCCAATGGCCAGAACGGTATCTCCACGGCGCACGCCTCCTGGACGGACACCTCGGCCGGGGGCGCCGGCGCCTACAACGCGGCCCTGCGGAACTTCGCCTTCGCCTCCGACAGGGCGAACATCCTCTTCGTGTCGGACGTCAACAGCGACAACAACCTCCCCGGCGTGCTGACCGGGGACGGTCACACCGTCACCGTGGTCATCAACGACTACGACGCCGCCACCGACACGAACCCCACGCTGGTCGGGGACCTGAGCAGCTACGACGTGGTCTACTGGAGCGCGACCGGCTCCGGCTCCGGCGCGCTGCACGACGCCTCCACCTTCGTCGCCCTCGAGGCCTACATCGCCGGCGGCGGGCGCGTCTTCGTGACGGGCTACGACAGCGTCGACTCGCCCGACGACCCGAACCTCTTCGGGTTCGTCGGCGGCACGGGGGTGCGGGACGTGCCCAGCGCGCCGGCCGCGGTCGCGATGATCGCCAACACCCTGACCACCGGGGTCGTCGACATCCGCGGCGTCACGCCGACCGGCGGCTCGGGCGACCGCGACGCGCTGACGGGGCTGCTGGCCGGGACCACCGCGGTGGTCGCGAGCAGCAGCGTGCCGACCGAGACCCAGTGGGCGCTGCGGGATGAGCCCGCGAGCGCTCCGGCGGGGCAGGTGGCCTACGTCTCCAACGGCGACTCCGGCACCTCGGCTCACCCCTCGTGGGCCAACACCTCCGCCGGCGGCGCTGGCGCCTACAACGCGGCGGCCCGCAACTTCGCTTACTGGGCTGCCGCGCCGCTGGGACCCGTCTCGATCGGCGGCGCCAACGGCGCGATGTGCATGTCGGCGACGGACTGCGCCAGCGGCTCGTGCGTCGACGGCGTCTGCTGCGACACCGCGTGCGGCATGGGCGCCACCGACGACTGCCAGGCCTGCACCGCTGCGCTGACCGGCGGCGCGGACGGCACCTGCGCGCCCATCCTGGCGGCCACGGAGTGCCGCGCCTCGACCGGGGCCTGCGACACCGCCGAGGTCTGCGACGGAATGGCGACCGCCTGCCCGGCCGACGTCGTCGCCACCGCGGGCACCGAGTGCCGCGCCTCCACGGACACCTGCGACAGCGCCGAGGTCTGCGACGGCACCTCGGGCACCTGCCCCGCTGACGCGTTCGCGGCCGCGGGCACCGAGTGCCGCGCCTCCACCGACCTCTGCGACAGCGCCGAGGTCTGCGACGGCGCCACGGCGGCCTGCCCGCCCGACGCGCTCGTGACCGCGGGCGTCGAGTGCCGCGCCGCGGCCGACCTCTGCGACAGCGCCGAGGTCTGCGACGGCGCCACGGCGGCCTGCCCGCCCGACGCGCTCGTGACCGCGGGCGTCGAGTGCCGCGCCGCGGCCGATCTCTGCGACAGCGC
This Sandaracinaceae bacterium DNA region includes the following protein-coding sequences:
- a CDS encoding MYXO-CTERM sorting domain-containing protein, whose amino-acid sequence is MAALAVAIAGSAGKASAANILFVSDVNTDNNIPGVLTAEGHTVTVVTNDYDAATDTNAALTGDLGGYHAVFWSATGAGSGALHDASTITALEAYVSAGGMVFVTGYDSVDSPDDPNLFAFVGGTGVRDVPSAPGPVAMVDNVLTTGVVDIRGVTPTGGFSDRDALTGLAADTVAVVASSGVATETQWSLRTLGRGLIAYVSNGQNGISTAHASWTDTSAGGAGAYNAALRNFAFASDRANILFVSDVNSDNNLPGVLTGDGHTVTVVINDYDAATDTNPTLVGDLSSYDVVYWSATGSGSGALHDASTFVALEAYIAGGGRVFVTGYDSVDSPDDPNLFGFVGGTGVRDVPSAPAAVAMIANTLTTGVVDIRGVTPTGGSGDRDALTGLLAGTTAVVASSSVPTETQWALRDEPASAPAGQVAYVSNGDSGTSAHPSWANTSAGGAGAYNAAARNFAYWAAAPLGPVSIGGANGAMCMSATDCASGSCVDGVCCDTACGMGATDDCQACTAALTGGADGTCAPILAATECRASTGACDTAEVCDGMATACPADVVATAGTECRASTDTCDSAEVCDGTSGTCPADAFAAAGTECRASTDLCDSAEVCDGATAACPPDALVTAGVECRAAADLCDSAEVCDGATAACPPDALVTAGVECRAAADLCDSAEVCDGATAACPADAAAPAGTLCRMMAGLCDTPEVCDGVATACPMDLVVPAGTECRASTGSCDPAEICDGAAAGCPMDALAADGAACDDGLNCNEGETCTAGACGGGAGTDCDDGDVCTADMCAEPDGCANEPIAGCCTDALDCDDGDECTADACGGDNTCTNDPIPGCGATDGGVDDDGGVDDDGGVVGGDGGVGGGDAGTPPTPSDAGCGCSVPGTEGRAARGGLLGLFLLGLFLARRRRQR